The DNA segment CACCCGAAGGGCCTGGCGGGGTTTCCCCATTCGGAAATCCTCGGATCACGGCTCGTTTATCAACTCCCCGAGGCTTATCGCAGATTACGACGTCCTTCTTCGGCTCCAGATGCCAAGGCATCCACCGTTTGCTCTTAGAAACTTGAAAATCACATGAGTTCGATCAAAATTGACCAGTGAATACGCCAAACAGCCACCCCGAAAGGCAGCCACCTGACGACTCACCTTTGTGACCCAACATCCCGAAGGACATTGAATCTAAGATGCTCGCGTCCACTATGTAGTTCTCAACAGACGGACAGAACCCCCACCCCCACCAGCAACCGCCGGCTTCGATGAAGGCCTGAACAGGGAAACCATCCCCGACCACAGGGCACCCGAAGACACCCAAGGCCATGTCCGGTCCCTCAGGACCCAACAGCGTGCACGCACCCAACCCGACAACCCCGGTCGTTCCAACCACCCCGAAGAGCGGCGTACTGAACCAGAACCATCAGCCTGGACGCCTATGTCAATGTTCCACCCACGAGCACCCAGCAGACACGTTCGGTCTGATCTGGGACTCCTGGAACCAGAAACCTGGTCCAGTGCTCCTTAGAAAGGAGGTGATCCAGCCGCACCTTCCGGTACGGCTACCTTGTTACGACTTAGTCCTAATCACCGATCCCACCTTCGACGGCTCCCTCCACAAGGGTTAGGCCACCGGCTTCGGGTGTTACCGACTTTCATGACTTGACGGGCGGTGTGTACAAGGCCCGGGAACGTATTCACCGCAGCGTTGCTGATCTGCGATTACTAGCGACTCCGACTTCATGAGGTCGAGTTGCAGACCTCAATCCGAACTGAGACCGGCTTTTTGGGATTCGCTCCGCCTTACGACATCGCAGCCCTTTGTACCGGCCATTGTAGCATGCGTGAAGCCCAAGACATAAGGGGCATGATGATTTGACGTCATCCCCACCTTCCTCCGAGTTGACCCCGGCAGTCTCACATGAGTCCCCACCATAACGTGCTGGCAACATGCGACGAGGGTTGCGCTCGTTGCGGGACTTAACCCAACATCTCACGACACGAGCTGACGACAACCATGCACCACCTGTAACCGAGTGTCCAAAGAGTTCCACATTTCTGCGGCGTTCTCGGTCATGTCAAGCCTTGGTAAGGTTCTTCGCGTTGCATCGAATTAATCCGCATGCTCCGCCGCTTGTGCGGGCCCCCGTCAATTCCTTTGAGTTTTAGCCTTGCGGCCGTACTCCCCAGGCGGGGCGCTTAATGCGTTAGCTACGACACGGAAACCGTGGAAAGGTCCCCACATCTAGCGCCCAACGTTTACGGCGTGGACTACCAGGGTATCTAATCCTGTTCGCTCCCCACGCTTTCGCTCCTCAGCGTCAGTAAGTGCCCAGAGACCTGCCTTCGCCATCGGTGTTCCTCCTGATATCTGCGCATTCCACCGCTACACCAGGAATTCCAGTCTCCCCTACACCACTCAAGTTTGCCCGTACCCACTGCAGGCCCGAGGTTGAGCCTCGGGATTTCACAGCAGACGCGACAAACCGCCTACGAGCTCTTTACGCCCAATAATTCCGGACAACGCTCGGACCCTACGTATTACCGCGGCTGCTGGCACGTAGTTAGCCGGTCCTTTTTCTCCAGGTACCGTCAAGCCCGAAGGCCCTTCTTCCCTGACAAAAGCGGTTTACAACCCGAAGGCCGTCATCCCGCACGCGGCGTTGCTGCATCAGGCTTGCGCCCATTGTGCAATATTCCCCACTGCTGCCTCCCGTAGGAGTCTGGGCCGTGTCTCAGTCCCAGTGTGGCCGGTCACCCTCTCAGGCCGGCTACCCGTCGACGCCTTGGTGAGCCATTACCTCACCAACAAGCTGATAGGCCGCGAGTCCATCCCCAACCGAAAAACTTTCCACCAAACCCCATGCGGGGAAAGGTCATATCCGGTATTAGACGTCGTTTCCAACGCTTATCCCAGAGTCAGGGGCAGGTTACTCACGTGTTACTCACCCGTTCGCCACTAATCCACCCAGCAAGCTGGGCCTCATCGTTCGACTTGCATGTGTTAAGCACGCCGCCAGCGTTCGTCCTGAGCCAGGATCAAACTCTCCAAAAAAAATGGTTCCCAACACCCCGAAAGGCGTCAGGGAGTTCAAATCACTGACAGAGAAACAACTGACTTACAAAAATCAAATTGTCCATCAATCAAAGGAAACCCATCCCCTCCCGAAAGAGGAAACACGGGATTCAAAAAATTGGCATTGAACATAGTGCACGCTGTTGAGTTCTCAAGGAACGGACGCACCCGACAGGCCTTCTCGAATCCGAGGCGACCCCGTCAGGGCAACTTCCCTACTGTACCACGCCCACCTGCGGATCCGATCCGCCCCGGCGAAGCCGGCACGAGGTCGAGGCCACGAAGCGAACGCCCTGGGGCTTCGCCTTCGAGGAGGTGTGGAATCGTCATCTTAGGCTTGAAGCAACCGAGTCGCAATGGAGCGCCTTCGAGGCTGTTTGGCTAAGAGCTTTCCGCTTCGCCCGGGGCTCTCGCTCCCGGCCGCCGCGGCGACGGGTTCAACCATACGCAGCGCCGCGGCGCCGCCACAAATCGGCCTCGGATCCCGCGCGTGTCGCGGCATCCGCCCGCCAGGACCCAGGGCCTGGCCGCCGGGCCGAACCCCCGATCAGGGGCCGATCGCTCAGCCGAAGTGCTGGGGGTCGGGTCCGAGGCGACCGGCGCGCTCGATGGCCGTGATCCGGTCCATCTCGTCCTCGGAGAGCGCGAAGTCGAGCACGTCGAAGTTCTCGGCCATGCGCTCGCGGCGGTTCGACTTCGGGAAGACGATGAACCCCCGCTGCAGGTGCCAACGGATGACGACCTGGGCCGGCGTCCTGCCGTGGGCCTCCGCCGGCTCCGTGACCTCGGGCATCTCGAGCAGCGGGTACTTGCCCTGGCCGAGCGGACCCCACGACTGGACGGCGATGCCGTGCTCGGCGGCGTACTCGACCACCTCCGGCTGCTGGTGCGCGGGGTGCAGTTCGATCTGGTCGACCGCCGGCACGACGTCGGTCTCGTCCCGGAGCCGCTCGAGGTGCGGGACCATGAAGTTCGAGACGCCGATCGATCGTGCACGCCCCGATTCCCGGATCCGCTCGAGTGCACGCCACGACTCGACGTACCTGTCCTGCGCGGGCACCGGCCAGTGGATCAGGTAGAGGTCGACGTGCTCGAGGCCGAGCCGGTCCAGGCTTGCCTCGAACGCGTCGAACGCCGACTGCGTTCCCTGGTCGTCGTTCCACAGCTTGGTCGTGATGAACAGCTCCTCGCGGGGCAGGCCCGAGGCGGCCACGGCACGCCCGACCCCCTCCTCGTTGCCGTAGATGCGGGCGGTGTCGAGGTGTCGGTAGCCGATCTCGAGGGCGTCGGCGACGATGCGCTCGGTCTCGGTCGGCTCCACCTTGAAGACGCCGAAGCCGAGCTGCGGGATCGAGTGGCCGTCGTCGAGCTGGATGCGCGGCACGCGGTTCGCGGAGTTCTGGGTCATGCCGACATGCAACACGCTTCGGCTCCGAGTTCCATCCCCTGTTCGCCCGACGCGAACGGGTGGACGCGGCATCCGATCACCGCCGCACGGGACGGCGAACGCGAGGAGGGTTGCGGCCGCCCGCCGCTAGCATGGAGGGCTATGCCCGCGCCCGTCCCCGCCACGATCACGTACCCGGCCGACCTGCCGGTCAGCGGTCGACGCGACGACATCGCGCGCGCCATCCGCGACCACCAGGTCGTCATCGTCGCGGGCGCGACCGGCTCGGGCAAGACCACGCAGCTGCCGAAGATCTGCCTCGAGCTCGGGCGCGAGTCGATCGCGCACACGCAGCCCCGCCGCATCGCGGCGCGGACCATCGCCGAGCGGGTCTCCCACGAACTCGGCGTCGAGCTCGGCGACCTCGTCGGCTACCAGGTGCGGTTCACCGACCGAGCGAGCGAGGCGACGCGCATCAAGGTCATGACCGACGGCATCCTCCTCAACGAGATCCACCGCGACCGCGACCTGCGCCGCTACGACACGATCATCATCGACGAGGCGCACGAGCGCAGCCTCAACATCGACTTCCTGCTCGGCTACCTCAAGCGGCTCCTCCCCCGCCGCCCCGACCTGCGCGTGATCATCACGAGCGCGACGATCGACCCTGAGAGCTTCGCCGCGCACTTCGCCGGCGGCTCGGGCGAGCCTGCCCCGATCATCGAGGTGTCCGGGCGCACCTACCCGGTCGAGGTGCGGTACCGCCCGCTCGTCGCCGAGTCCGCCGGGTCGGGCTCGGGCGAGGGCGACGACGACGAGGGCGCCGCCGCTGAGGACCGCGACGTGCAGCGGGGCATCCTCGACGCACTCGACGAACTCGGGCGCGAAGCGCCCGGCGACGTGCTCGTGTTCCTCTCGGGCGAGAGCGAGATCCGCGACGCCGAGGCCGCGGTGCGGGCGCACGCGCAGCGGCGCGGCGCAGCCGACGTGACCGAGGTGCTGCCCCTCTACGGGCGGCTCTCCTCGGCCGACCAGCACCGCGTGTTCGAACCGTCGAAGATCCCGGGGCTCCGGCGCAGGGTCGTCCTCGCGACGAACGTCGCCGAGACCAGCCTCACGGTGCCCGGCATCCGCTACGTCATCGACGCGGGCACCGCGCGCATCAGCCGGTACTCGGCGCGC comes from the Agromyces marinus genome and includes:
- a CDS encoding aldo/keto reductase, translating into MTQNSANRVPRIQLDDGHSIPQLGFGVFKVEPTETERIVADALEIGYRHLDTARIYGNEEGVGRAVAASGLPREELFITTKLWNDDQGTQSAFDAFEASLDRLGLEHVDLYLIHWPVPAQDRYVESWRALERIRESGRARSIGVSNFMVPHLERLRDETDVVPAVDQIELHPAHQQPEVVEYAAEHGIAVQSWGPLGQGKYPLLEMPEVTEPAEAHGRTPAQVVIRWHLQRGFIVFPKSNRRERMAENFDVLDFALSEDEMDRITAIERAGRLGPDPQHFG